From one Triticum aestivum cultivar Chinese Spring chromosome 4B, IWGSC CS RefSeq v2.1, whole genome shotgun sequence genomic stretch:
- the LOC123091211 gene encoding F-box/kelch-repeat protein At2g44130 has product MMNPKSRVQEWEAEHIDLIPGMPDDIAVDCLARVPHGSYRSMRRVCRGWRSAAAAPDFALARAEAGANEDLVFLMQFGNPVAGDGGAPENTPAYGVAVYNVTTGEWHRESSAPPVPMFAQCAAVGTRVAVMGGWDPNTFEPVADVNVLDATTGVWRRGAPMRSARSFFACAEAGGKIYVAGGHDKLKNALKTAEAYDAEADGWDPLPDMSEERDECDGMATVAGDRFLAVSGYRTGRQGGFERDAEWFDPATREWRRLERVRAPPSAAHVVVRGRVWCIEGTAVMEWRGERRGWLEVGPYPPGLKAGTARAVAVGGGERVVVTGAIESEGGGGGHALWVFDVKSKNWTVVRPPPQFAGFVFSLASVRV; this is encoded by the coding sequence ATGATGAACCCAAAGAGCCGTGTCCAAGAGTGGGAGGCCGAGCACATCGACCTCATCCCGGGGATGCCCGACGACATCGCCGTCGACTGCCTGGCGCGCGTCCCGCACGGATCCTACCGTTCGATGCGCCGCGTGTGCCGCGGCtggaggagcgccgccgccgccccggacttCGCCCTGGCGCGCGCCGAGGCCGGAGCCAACGAGGATCTGGTCTTTCTCATGCAGTTTGGCAACCCGGTTGCCGGGGACGGTGGGGCGCCCGAGAACACCCCGGCGTACGGCGTGGCCGTGTACAACGTCACCACCGGGGAGTGGCACCGCGAGAGCTCGGCGCCGCCGGTGCCGATGTTCGCCCAGTGCGCGGCCGTGGGCACCCGCGTCGCGGTGATGGGCGGCTGGGACCCCAACACCTTCGAGCCCGTGGCGGACGTCAACGTCCTGGACGCCACCACCGGCGTCTGGCGCCGCGGCGCGCCGATGCGGTCCGCGCGCTCCTTCTTCGCGTGCGCCGAGGCGGGGGGCAAGATCTATGTCGCCGGCGGGCACGACAAGCTCAAGAACGCGCTGAAGACGGCCGAGGCGTACGACGCGGAGGCCGACGGCTGGGACCCGCTCCCGGACATGTCGGAGGAGCGCGACGAGTGCGACGGCATGGCCACCGTCGCCGGCGACCGGTTCCTTGCCGTGAGCGGGTACCGCACGGGGCGCCAGGGAGGGTTCGAGCGGGACGCCGAGTGGTTCGACCCGGCGACCCGCGAGTGGCGCCGCCTGGAGCGCGTGCGCGCCCCGCCGTCGGCGGCTCACGTGGTGGTGCGCGGCCGCGTGTGGTGCATCGAGGGCACGGCCGTGATGGAGTGGCGCGGGGAGCGCCGGGGCTGGCTCGAGGTGGGCCCTTACCCGCCAGGTCTCAAGGCCGGCACGGCGCGCGCGgtcgccgtcggcggcggcgagcgcgtcgtgGTGACCGGCGCCATCGAgtccgagggaggcggcggcgggcacgCGCTGTGGGTGTTCGACGTGAAGTCCAAGAACTGGACCGTGGTGCGCCCTCCGCCGCAGTTCGCCGGCTTCGTCTTCTCCCTGGCATCCGTCCGCGTGTGA